One Conger conger chromosome 7, fConCon1.1, whole genome shotgun sequence genomic window, GTACCCCGCAGAGGTAGGCTAGCCAGCAGCCAGAgacggtttatttatttattttatttctcctttatttaaccaggtgagtctcttttacaagggagccctggccaagggaggagcagGCAAAGAGTACAACATAATGTTCAGTACAATACAAAGGCACAACACAGTTACACATTAATACAATCTCAAGTAAAACAGGTTCATTCCTCAGTTAGTGGACgcacagcactgacacctgAATACACGTGGAGACTGCATTTTACCAGGAGACATGAGCACAAATGCAGCATCTAGACGGGACCAGAACAAGCACAGTGCTGTACGCAGGAACCCACATGAGGATGTGTGTTTACACCACACGAGCAAAGGAGCAGAGGGGAGCATCTCACAGAAGGGATGTGTGAAAACCATGAGAAATAGTATTTTTACACAGTGATGTGTTCACAagtgttaaaaatgcatttatttgtgttttggaaATACAATTCAGCTCAAGCTGAGGAACAAAGCCCTAATGAAGGAGTTGTGCTTCACGCTGCCTTgcatctaaaaaagaaaaaccgcagtatttcccacacaaatgagctacagtacatttttttgcCATTGCAGCAAATTTTTtatgatataaaaaataaaaatatcagctactattgaaaataattaataattaaaatcataatttatAATGAATCATATTactaataatttgtgaaatattatGTATATTCTTTGGAGAgggtgaaattgtatttttaccatTCTAATTAATAAAATTCTAATAAAATTAAAacgaaattgtatttttacacagttatttgtgcactggctttaaaaatgctttaaaaatgtatttgtctatTTCAGGTGCTGAAGGAACCCCAAATGAAGATGCAGTGAACTATGCagcactgcattttaaaaagagaaaaggtagtatgtctgtctgcatgtctgtctgtctgtctgcatgtctgtctgcgtgtctgtctgcgtgtccgtctgcatgtctgtctgcttgtctgtctgcgtgtctgtctgcatgtctgtctgcatgtctgtctgcgtgtctgtctgcatgtctgtcagcATGTCTGTCAGCATGTCTgtttgcatgtctgtctgtctgcatgtctgtctgtctgtctgtctgcatgtctgtctgcatgtccctctgtctgcgtgtccgtctgtctgcgtgtccgtctgtctgcgtgtctgtctgcgtgtccgtctgcatgtctgtctgcatgtctatctgcgtgtctgtctgtctgcgtgtctgtctgtatgtctgtcagcatgtctgtctgcgtgtctgtctgcatatctgtctgcatgtccgtctgcatgtccgtctgcgcTTTTGTACACAGTGTTGTGTACAAAAGCGTTCTGCTTTCAGccataaaatgcattaatttgtgtttcctgtctttcttctcttttcaaGGTGCTGAACAAACCCAAAACGATGATGCTGTCCAGTATGCTTCTGTtcgttttaaaaagaacaaaggtaGTATTTTCCCTACACTGATAAACAGAATAGATGCAATATCTGCATCACAGTAATGCTAAGGATGATGGGTGTGTGGTTCTGAAGTCAATGTCCATGAAAACCAAGAAAACACTTGCTCTCCAAAAATCGAAAAATGCAAAAACCGAGAGAAATCAAATAAAGTACTTCAATATTGGCTGAAAACAGAAAGGTGCCAAAATGAAAAGTGCAGTAAACATACAATGCAGTCAGAAAACCATCTTCAGTGCTCACCTATAAAGGGCAAAATGTGACCCGCAGAGGTAGGCCAGCCAGCAGCCAGAgacggtttatttatttattttatttctcctttatttaaccaggtgagtctcttttacaagggagccctggccaagggaggagcagGCAGAGAGTACAACATAATGTTCAGTACAATACAAAGGCACAACACAGTTACACATGAATACAATCTCAAGTAAAACAGGTTCATTCCTCAGTTAGCGGACgcacagcactgacacctgAATACACGTGGAGACTGCATTTTACCAGGAGACATGAGCAGAAATGCAGCATCTAGACGGGACCAGAACAAGCACAGTGCTGTACGCAGGAACCCACATGAGGATGTGTGTTTACACCACACGTGCAAAGGAGCAGAGGGGAGCATCTCACAGAAGGGATGTGTGAAAACCATGAGAAATAGTATTTTTACACAGTGATGTGTTCACAagtgttaaaaatgcatttatttgtgttttggaaATACAATTCAGCTCAAGCTGAGGAACAAAGCCCTAATGAAGGAGTTGTGCTTCACGCTGCCTTgcatctaaaaaagaaaaacagcagtatttcccacacaaatgagctacagtacattttctTGCCATTGAAGCCAATTTTTtatgatataaaaaataaaaatatcagctactattgaaaataattaataattaaaatcataatttatAATGAATCATATTactaataatttgtgaaatattatGTATATTCTTTGGAGAGGGTGAAATTGCATTTTTACCATTctaattatatttcattataaaattataacgaaattgtatttttacacagttatttgtgcactggctttaaaaatgcttaaaaaatgtatttgtgttttctgtctatTTCAGGTGCTGAAGGAACCCCGAATGAAGATGCAGTGAACTATGCagcactgcattttaaaaagagaaaaggtagcatgtctgtctgcatgtctgtctgtctgtctgcatgtctgtctgcatgtctgtctgcactgtctgtctgcatgtctgtctgcgtgtccgtctgtctgcgtgtctgtctgtctgcgtgtctgtctgtctgcatgtctgtctgcgtgtccgtctgcatgtctgtctgcatgtctgtctgcgtgtctgtctgtctgcatgtctgtctacGTGTCTGTCTccatgtccgtctgcatgtccgtctgcgcTTTTGTACACAGTGATGTGTACAAAAGCGTTGTGGTTTCAGccataaaatgcattcatttgtgtttcctgtctttcttctcttttcaaGGTGCTGGACAAACCCAAAACGATGATGCTGTCCAGTATGCTTCTGTtcgttttaaaaagaacaaaggtaGTATTTTCCCTACACTGATAAACAGAATAGATGCAATATCTGCATCACAGTAATGCTAAGGATGATGGGTGTGTGGTTCTGAAGTCAATGTCcatgaaaaccaaaaaaacacttGCTCTCCAAAAATCGAAAAATGCAAAAACCGAGAGAAATCAAATAAAGTACTTCAATATTGGGTGAAAACAGAAAGGTGCCAAAACGAAAAGTGCagtaaacatacagtgcagtcagaaAACCATATTCAGTGCTCACGTATAAAGGGCAAAATGTGACCGGCAGAGGTAGGCTAGCCAGCAGCCAGAgacggtttatttatttattttatttctcctttatttaaccaggtgagtctcttttacaagggagccctggccaagggaggagcagACAGAGAGTACAACATAATGTTCAGTACAATACAAAGGCACAACACAGTTACACATTAATACAATCTCAAGTAAAACAGGTTCATTCCTCAGTTAGCGGACgcacagcactgacacctgAATACACGTGGAGACTGCATTTTACCAGGAGACATGAGCACAAATGCAGCATCTAGACGGGACCAGAACCAGCACAGTGCTGTACGCAGGAACCCACATGAGGATGTGTGTTTACACCACACGAGCAAAGGAGCAGAGGGGAGCATCTCACAGAAGGGATGTGTGAAAACCATGAGAAATAGTATTTTCACACAGTGTTGTGTTCACAagtgttaaaaatgcatttatatgtgTTTTGGAAATACAATTCAGCTCAAGCTGAGGAACAAAGCCCTAATGAAGGAGTTGTGCTTCACGCTGCCTTgcatctaaaaaagaaaaacagcagtatTTCCCTCACAAAtgagctacagtacatttttttgccattgaagccaattgtttatgatataaaaaataaaaatatcagctactattgaaaataattaataattaaaatcataatttttAATGAATCATATTactaataatttgtgaaatattatGTATATTCTTTGGAGAgggtgaaattgtatttttaccatTGTAATGAATAAAATTCTAATAAAATTATAacgaaattgtatttttacacagttatttgtgcactggctttaaaaatgctttaaaaatgtatttgtctatttcaggtgctgaaggaaccccaaatgaaaatgcagtgaACTATGCAgcacttcattttaaaaagagaaaaggtagcatgtctgtctgcatgtctgtctgcatgtctgtctgtctgtctgtctgcatgtctgtctgcatgtctgtctgcatgtccgtctgtctgcgtgtccgtctatctgcgtgtctgtctgtctgcgtgtctgtctgcgtgtccgtctgcatgtccgtctgcgtgtctgtctgcatgtctgtctgcgtgtctgtctgcatgtctgtcagcATGTCTGTCtccgtgtctgtctgcatgtctgtctgcctgtccgtctgcatgtctctctgcatgtctgtctgcatgtctgtctgcatgtccgtctgcatgtccgtctgcgcTTTTGTACACAGTGATGTGTACAAATGCGTTGTGGTTTCAGccataaaatgcattaatttatgtttcctgtctttcttctctcttctaGGTGCTGAacaaaaaagaattaaaaatatCAGCTActattgaaaataattaaaatcataatttttTATGAATCATATTACTAATAATTTTTGAAATATTATGTATATTCTTTGGAGAgggtgaaattgtatttttaccatTCTAATTAATAAAATTCTAATAAAATTATAacgaaattgtatttttacacagttatttgtgcactggctttaaaaatgcttaaaaaatgtatttgtctatTTCAGGTGCTGAAGGAACCCCGAATGAAGATGCAGTGAACTATGCagcactgcattttaaaaagagaaaaggtagcatgtctgtctgcatgtctgtctgtctgtctgtctgcatgtctgtctgtctgtctgcatgtctgtctgtctgtctgcatgtctgtctgcatgtccgtctgtctgcgtgtccgtctgtctgcgtgtccgtctgtctgcgtgtctgtctgcgtgtccgtctgcatgtctgtctgcatgtctgtctgcgtgtctgtctgtctgcatgtctgtctgtctgcatgtctgtctgcgtgtctgtctgcatgtctgtcagcatgtctgtctgcgtgtctgtctgcatgtctgtctgcatgtccgtctgcatgtccgtctgcgcTTTTGTACACAGTGATGTGTACAAAAGCGTTGTGGTTTCagctataaaatgcattcatttgtgtttcctgtctttcttctcttttcaaGGTGCTGGACAAACCCAAAACGATGATGCTGTCCAGTATGCTTCTGTtcgttttaaaaagaacaaaggtaGTATTTTCCCTGCACTGATAAACAGAATAGATGCAATATCTGCATCACAGTAATGCTAAGGATGATGGGTGTGTGGTTCTGAAGTCAATGTCCATGAAAACCAAGAAAACATTTGCACTCCAAAAATCGAAAAATGCAAAAACCGAGATGAATCAAATAAAGTACTTCAATATTGGCTGAAAACAGAAAGGTGCCAAAACGAAAAGTGCagtaaacatacagtgcagtcagaaAACCATCTTCAGTGCTCACGTATAAAGGGCAAAATGTGACCGGCAGAGGTAGGCTAGCCAGCAGCCAGAgacggtttatttatttattttatttctcctttatttaaccaggtgagtctcttttacaagggagccctggccaagggaggagcagGCAGAGAGTACAACATAATGTTCAGTACAATACAAAGGCACAACACAGTTACACATTAATACAATCTCAAGTAAAACAGGTTCATTCCTCAGTTAGCGGACgcacagcactgacacctgAATACACGTGGAGACTGCATTTTACCAGGAGACATGAGCAGAAATGCAGCATCTAGACGGGACCAGAACAAGCACAGTGCTGTACGCAGGAACCCACATGAGGATGTGTGTTTACACCACACGAGCAAAGGAGCAGAGGGGAGCATCTCACAGAAGGGATGTGTGAAAACCATGAGAAATAGTATTTTCACACAGTGTTGTGTTCACAagtgttaaaaatgcatttatatgtgTTTTGGAAATACAATTCAGCTCAAGCTGAGGAACAAAGCCCTAATGAAGGAGTTGTGCTTCACGCTGCCTTgcatctaaaaaagaaaaacagcagtgtTTCCCGCACAAAtgagctacagtacattttctTGCCATTGAAGCCATTTTTttatgatataaaaataaaaatatcagctactattgaaaataattaataattaaaatcataatttttAATGAATCATATTactaataatttgtgaaatattatGTATATTCTTTGGAGAgggtgaaattgtatttttaccatTCTACTTAATAAAATTCtaataaaattataatgaaattgtatttttacacagttatttgtgcactggctttaaaaatgctttaaaaatgtatttgtgttttctgtctatTTCAGGTGCTGAAGGAACCCCGAATGAAGATGCAGTGAACTATGCagcactgcattttaaaaagagaaaaggtagcatgtctgtctgcatgtctgtctgtctgtctgcatgtctgtctgtctgtctgtctgtctgcatgtccgtctgtctgcgtgtccgtctgtctgcgtgtctgtctgtctgcgtgtctgtctgcgtgtccgtctgcatgtcggtctgcatgtctgtctgcgtgtctgtatgtctgcatgtctgtctgcatgtctgtctgcgtgtctgtctgcatgtctgtcagcATGTCTgtttgcatgtctgtctgcatgtctgtctgcatgtccgtctgcatgtccgtctgcgcTTTTGTACACAGTGATGTGTACAAAAGCGTTGTGGTTTCAGccataaaatgcattaatttgtgtttcctgtctttcttctcttttcaaGGTGCTGGACAAACCCAAAACGATGATGCTGTCCAGTATGCTTCCGTtcgttttaaaaagaacaaaggtaGTATTTTCCCTGCACTGATAAACAGAATAGATGCAATATCTGCATCACAGTAATGATAAGGATGATGGGTGTGTGGTTCTGAAGTCAATGTCCATGAAAACCAAGAAAACACTTGCTCTCCAAAAATCGAAAAATGCAAAAACCGAGAGAAATCAAATAAAGTACTTCAATATTGGGTGAAAACAGAAAGGTGCCAAAACGAAAAGTGCagtaaacatacagtgcagtcagaaAACATCTTCAGTGCTCACGTATAAAGGGCAAAATGTGACCGGCAGAGGTAGGCTAGCCAGCAGCCAGAgacggtttatttatttattttatttctcctttatttaaccaggtgagtctcttttacaagggagccctggccaagggaggagcagGCAGAGAGTACAACATAATGTTCAGTACAATACAAAGGCACAACACAGTTACACATGAATACAATCTCAAGTAAAACAGGTTCATTCCTCAGTTAGCGGATGCATAGCACTGACACCTGAATACACGTGTAGACTGCATTTTACCAGGAGACATGAGCAGAAATGCAGCATCTAGACGGGACCAGAaccagcacagtgctgtatgcAGGAACCCACATGAGGATGTGTGTTTACACCACACGTGCAAAGGAGCAGAGGGGAGCATCTCACAGAAGGGATGTGTGAAAACCATGAGAAATAGTATTTTCACACAGTGTTATGTTCACAagtgttaaaaatgcatttatatgtgTTTTGGAAATACAATTCAGCTCAAGCTGAGGAACAAAGCCCTAATGAAGGAGTTGTGCTTCACGCTGCCTTgcatctaaaaaagaaaaacagcagtatTTCCCGCACAAAtgagctacagtacatttttttgcCATTGAAGCCAATTTTTtatgatataaaaaataaaaatatcagctactattgaaaataattaataattaaaatcataatttttAATGAATCATATTACTAATTGTAggagccattttccatttaaatgagTTCAATGCGTGCTACAGGAGCACAGAGAACTTGGTTTCAATTTAggatcttttattttgaaagaactcttatttttgttattatgagaAGGCCTTGAGCTTTAAGATGGCCGACACTCACTTTTGATTTTTAGAACACTGAGAACAAAGGAATTAGGAAGACGTAAGAGCACACAGTTCTTTACGGCTATTGAAGACCTTTTGACCATTTTTGAATacttaaatgtcacattttcattatttgaatcTACTGATTTAACCACTTTCTACTAACCATTTGTTTGAATCATTGGAATCTATTGGAGTTTCCTTTGTTTGCTCTCATCCACCTGCCAACTCACCTGCCTTGCCTGTCTGCCCTGCTTCCCTCTCTACCCCCAACCATCGCATCTTCATCCATAAAGGTACAATTCAATCATTGTAAAGCCAGTCAAAGAAGCTCCATATTACGTCTAAACTTGTGGCTATTTTATGgacaaatttgaaaatatgcccTTACATAAGGTAAAGAACTATGCCATCGCTTCTGCTGTTTGAGAACCGAATGctttgaattgtttggaaagcaTGGAATCTTTGTTTGACTGCATCTGAAGTGTGAAGCTTTTGGATATTTTGGAATTGAAGATGTTTTTTGATCTTTTGAGCGTTGATTTTTGGAATGGATTCACTATTGGAGTGGCTTATTGTTTGAAACTGGATTTGGAGTGGCCTATAGTTTGAAACTGGATTTGGAGTGGCCTATAGTTTGAAACTGAATTTGAAGTGGCCTATTGTTTGATTCTGGATTTGAAGTTGACCATCATATTTTGGACACTGCTATTGGAGCggattttgatttttttgttcatgtttatgAAGAGAATGAATGTGAAGACACAAATTTTGCTTTAAACATGGCTGATGAGAGTGTTAAAGAGCTTTGTGCAACACGCAGAGGAAAACTTGGCGTGTGTACacgtaaaatgaatgaattaaaggaAATTGTTGAAGATATTGAAGCAAGCATTGAACAATTTCATCAGGCATTAAATGAATTCAAAGAATGTCATCAGTCTGTGCAAGAGCTGCTtgagggagaagaaaaaacagctgaTAATGAGGACTGGTACCAACCAAGAATGCAAACCtttgaaacattttatgttACTGACGTAGGAGCATGGAGAGCCAATCAATTCATGCAAGCACAAGCTGCACAAGCTGCAGTGTCTCATCTTGACGGCATATCTAATTCTGGTAAAGCAGAGCAATCACAGACTGTTGTAAGCCGTGTCTCCAGATCATCATCAGTGTCTTCGGCACGGCTAAAGGCTGAAGCTGAGAAGGCAGCCCTACTGCAACGTACAGCTGCTCTGCAGAAAAAGCATGCTTTGGAAAGGGAAAGAATTGAGGTGCAAAATGCAATAGAAAGAGTCGAACTTGAAACAGAGCTGGCTGCAGCTCAGGCCAAAGTGCAAGTGTTTGAGTGCATTGATGTTGAGGCCACTAATTCTAAATTCACCTCAACAGAACTTTCAGAACTACCAGGCGATGGTATGAATGCTTATCTGGAGAGTCATTATGCAAGAATTCATCCAGAACTCTCACCAGTGCAATATGCCAAGATCTCTGTAGTTCCCAAAACACCGCTGCAAAGAGTTCTGACACAAGATGCAAGGCCAAAGAGGCCTCTACAGCCTGCTCACTCAATCCCATTGAATCCGGCCAATCATAATGCTGCAGGCTCTTCCAGACCACCCATGCCTTCAAGCTCCATTAATAACAACCTGGGTGCGATCGCTGATCTCATTGTGCAGCAACAAAAGTTGACTTCTCTTCCTACTAGAAATGTGACTGTGTTCAACGGTGAACCGCTTAATTTCAAGCCATTCATGCTGGCATTTCAACACTGCATAGAAAATAATACTAACAGTAGCCAAGATCGGCTATATTATCTCGAACAGTACACGTCCGGGCAGCCTAAGGAGCTGGTCAGAAGTTGCCTTCATATGGATGCAGACAGAGGGTATGCAGAGGCAAAAAGGCTACTGGAACATCATTTTGGGGATGAATTTAAAATCACTAATGCGTACTTGGATAAAGCGTTGAATTGGAGCAACATTCCAACAGACAATGGAGAAGCTTTGCAAAGCTATACTCTTTTCCTGCGTGGATGTTGCAATGTAATGCGTACCTTGTGGTACATGGATGAACTTAACCTTCCATCAAATTTGAGGCTTCCTATCTCTAAGGTGCCATACAAGCTAAGAGAAAAATGGAGAGCATGTGCTTTTGACATTAGGGAACGAACTGGAGCCAGGGACACATTTGATAATCttgtccacttcctggaaaggCAGGCCAGGATTCTACAAGACCCCATCTTTGGCAATCTCCAAGATGCCACCGCAACCAAACGACCACCCAAAGCAACCATCAGCGTCACCAAGCCCATTCTAAGTCCTAAACAGAAGACCAGAGGGAGCAGTTTTGCAACGacagtggcagcagtgccaCACGACAATGCAGCGCGTTCTACTGCAGAGAGCACAGTGCAAGTGTCAAGGGTGTCCATCATGCCAAAACTCTGTCCTGTCTGTAATGGTGAACATGATATTGCAGACTGCCAAGAGCTGGTGAGCAAGCCTCATAATGCAATAGTTGATCTTTTTAAGACTAAAGGTATCTGCTTTGGCTGTCTGGTTAAAGGGCACATGAGTCGAAATTGCAAAAACAGACAAACCTGTTCAGTGTGCACAAAAtattatatgaaatattatGTATATTCTTTGGAGAgggtgaaattgtatttttaccatTCTAATTAATAAAATTCTAATAAAATTATAacgaaattgtatttttacacagttatttgtgcacatgctttaaaaatgcttaaaaaatgtatttgtctatTTCAGGTGCTGAAGGAACCCCAAATGACGATGCAGTGAACTATGCagcactgcattttaaaaagagaaaaggtagcatgtctgtctgcatgtctgtctgcatgtctgtctgtctgcatgtctgtctgcatgtgatgtcggtctgcatgtctgtctgcgtgtgatGTCTGTGCTACGCTGCCATCTGACCGCACTGGCCAGACTGCAGGGCGAAGagggaaatgttgaaatgtattttttcatccaCCGCTTTCTTCTATCTTTCAACAGAAACTGATGACTGTAGAGCAGCCCTCTGTGCTGTAAGTACTATTCATTTCcctcttcattcattcattaattcattcatttaaaacaaaaccacatttttttttgcacgtCTTGTAAGTATGTAATGCCATATCTGTGGCTGCAAGCCTTTTAAAACGTTCTTTCATTTAGACTGAAGCCCTGCCTACTGAGGAAGACTCTGTGATTTATTCAGGGTTGGCCCTGACAACCAGAACTTgaagaaaatgtatgaatttccattttattacagATGTCATTTGTTCAAGTAATTCCATGTTCAGTTAAGCCTTTCGGGTAACTCTTCATGAAGAACTTATCTGTGGTTAATCTGCATGTATGTAATGTAGAAATGTGGTATTttaataagataagataagataagataacatatactttattgaactgtgtgggttaatttgtcctctgcatttgacccatcctagttacctaggagcagtgggcagccatagtgcagcgcccggggagcaatgtggggttaagggccttgctcaagggcccaacgactgtgcggatcattttattgtggctcgaccgggattcgaaccactgacgttgtggctcccagtcatgtactgaAATGGGGAAGTGGCCACTTATGCATAATAATGACATAAAGATAAACCTCAAATAATTTTTGCAGTGAAGGACCTGTGATCGTTTTTTTATTGAGGGATACAATCAGTGCTTTTCACCAGCTGCATGCAAGAAATGTATCAATAAAGCTCTTGCTTTTAGATTTCATAACGGACcatttaattgcttaattgatTCATCTTTTATGAGTTTTTTTCTAAAATGTCTGTTAAAGAGTTttctgttaataaataaaacgaaataaacatgttttgttttcagcttCAAGACCTTTTTAACTAATTTAGTTTTTAAAGTTAATTTTGAATGTTATTCACAGAGTGTGATAAgttctttagaaaatattatATGGTCTTTCGACAATGTTTTATATAATGTAGTTCTTTAGAAAATATACAATGGTCTCTATTATAAGGTTCAAAATGGCCAaatacagctctctggtcttcatgttggttcatgTTTTCTAGCACTAaagcagtcttcacaggcaaaaccca contains:
- the LOC133134038 gene encoding uncharacterized protein LOC133134038, yielding MNELKEIVEDIEASIEQFHQALNEFKECHQSVQELLEGEEKTADNEDWYQPRMQTFETFYVTDVGAWRANQFMQAQAAQAAVSHLDGISNSGKAEQSQTVVSRVSRSSSVSSARLKAEAEKAALLQRTAALQKKHALERERIEVQNAIERVELETELAAAQAKVQVFECIDVEATNSKFTSTELSELPGDGMNAYLESHYARIHPELSPVQYAKISVVPKTPLQRVLTQDARPKRPLQPAHSIPLNPANHNAAGSSRPPMPSSSINNNLGAIADLIVQQQKLTSLPTRNVTVFNGEPLNFKPFMLAFQHCIENNTNSSQDRLYYLEQYTSGQPKELVRSCLHMDADRGYAEAKRLLEHHFGDEFKITNAYLDKALNWSNIPTDNGEALQSYTLFLRGCCNVMRTLWYMDELNLPSNLRLPISKVPYKLREKWRACAFDIRERTGARDTFDNLVHFLERQARILQDPIFGNLQDATATKRPPKATISVTKPILSPKQKTRGSSFATTVAAVPHDNAARSTAESTVQVSRVSIMPKLCPVCNGEHDIADCQELVLKEPQMTMQ